The Nocardioides sp. S5 genome includes a window with the following:
- a CDS encoding AMP-dependent synthetase/ligase, which produces MREFSTPLSLSIPTTGNLTDDVVTNAREAASTAVFSRATPDGWIDITAEQFHSEVCAVAKGLVAAGVEVGDRVALLSKTRYEWTLLDYAIWFAGAVTVPIYETSSAEQIGWILHDSGTRAVVAEGPDHLARVREARQTHDLPELQHVWSLQDNAVDVLTRLGSDISDEVLEQRRTTAGPGDLATLIYTSGTTGRPKGCMLTHGNFMFELGVAVEELSDLFDTDEASTLLFLPLAHVFARIIQIGAVKSRARLGHSSDIKNLVADLGEFRPTFILAVPRVFEKVFNTASQRATADGRGKVFDRASDVAIAWSRALDGSKVPLRLRAQHAVFDKLVYGKLRQALGGSCTYAVSGGAPLGDRLGHFYRGIGLTVLEGYGLTETTAALTVNLPDAQKIGTVGRPIPGTSVRVGDDGELLFTGGQVFAGYWGNDAATHEAIDGEGWFHTGDVGEVDDEGFVRITGRKKEILVTAGGKNVAPAVLEDRLRGHALVDQCLVVGDGQPFIGALVTIDRETFPGWAQQHGKSGAVGDLLDDPDLVAAVQNAVDEANKAVSKAEAIRKFTILPGEWTEEGGQLTPSLKLKRNVVVREARAEIEALYLG; this is translated from the coding sequence GTGCGTGAGTTCTCCACGCCGCTCTCCCTCTCCATCCCCACGACGGGGAACCTCACCGACGACGTCGTCACCAACGCCCGGGAGGCCGCCTCCACGGCGGTCTTCAGCCGCGCCACCCCTGACGGGTGGATCGACATCACCGCGGAGCAGTTCCACAGCGAGGTCTGCGCGGTCGCCAAGGGTCTCGTCGCCGCGGGCGTCGAGGTCGGGGACCGCGTCGCGCTGCTGTCGAAGACGCGCTACGAGTGGACCCTCCTCGACTACGCCATCTGGTTCGCCGGCGCCGTGACGGTGCCGATCTACGAGACGTCGTCGGCCGAGCAGATCGGCTGGATCCTCCATGACTCCGGCACCCGCGCGGTCGTGGCCGAGGGCCCCGACCACCTCGCCCGCGTCCGCGAGGCACGCCAAACCCACGACCTGCCCGAGCTGCAGCACGTCTGGTCGCTCCAGGACAACGCCGTCGACGTGCTGACGCGCCTGGGCTCAGACATCTCCGACGAGGTCCTCGAGCAGCGGCGCACGACCGCAGGCCCGGGCGACCTGGCCACCCTCATCTACACGAGCGGCACCACGGGCCGGCCCAAGGGCTGCATGCTCACGCACGGGAACTTCATGTTCGAGCTGGGCGTCGCAGTCGAGGAGCTGTCCGACCTCTTCGACACCGACGAGGCCTCCACGCTGCTGTTCCTCCCGCTGGCGCACGTCTTCGCGCGGATCATCCAGATCGGCGCGGTGAAGAGCCGGGCCCGGCTCGGGCACAGCTCCGACATCAAGAACCTGGTCGCCGACCTGGGCGAGTTCCGCCCGACCTTCATCCTCGCCGTCCCGCGGGTGTTCGAGAAGGTCTTCAACACCGCGTCGCAGCGCGCGACCGCCGACGGCCGCGGCAAGGTCTTCGACCGCGCGTCCGACGTCGCGATCGCCTGGTCACGCGCGCTCGACGGCTCGAAGGTCCCTCTGCGGCTGCGGGCCCAGCACGCCGTCTTCGACAAGCTGGTCTACGGAAAGCTCCGGCAGGCCCTCGGCGGCAGCTGCACGTACGCCGTCTCCGGCGGAGCGCCGCTGGGCGACCGGCTCGGCCACTTCTATCGCGGCATCGGGCTGACGGTGCTCGAGGGCTACGGCCTGACGGAGACCACGGCCGCGCTGACCGTGAACCTCCCCGACGCCCAGAAGATCGGCACCGTCGGGCGTCCGATCCCGGGCACCAGCGTGCGCGTCGGCGACGACGGCGAGCTGCTCTTCACGGGTGGCCAGGTGTTCGCGGGCTACTGGGGCAACGACGCCGCCACGCACGAGGCGATCGACGGCGAGGGCTGGTTCCACACCGGTGACGTCGGCGAGGTCGACGACGAGGGCTTCGTGCGGATCACCGGGCGCAAGAAGGAGATCCTGGTGACCGCGGGCGGCAAGAACGTCGCCCCGGCCGTCCTCGAGGACCGGCTGCGCGGGCACGCGCTGGTCGACCAGTGCCTCGTCGTCGGGGACGGGCAACCCTTCATCGGCGCCCTCGTGACGATCGACCGGGAGACCTTCCCGGGCTGGGCCCAGCAGCACGGCAAGTCCGGCGCCGTCGGCGACCTCCTCGACGACCCGGACCTCGTGGCGGCCGTCCAGAACGCCGTCGACGAGGCGAACAAGGCGGTGTCGAAGGCCGAGGCGATCCGGAAGTTCACGATCCTGCCGGGCGAGTGGACCGAGGAGGGCGGTCAGCTGACGCCCAGCTTGAAGCTCAAGCGCAACGTCGTGGTGCGCGAGGCACGTGCGGAGATCGAGGCGCTCTACCTCGGGTGA
- the cpaB gene encoding Flp pilus assembly protein CpaB: MARRSVLLLVAALIALAGTAMIVLYVQGIDARATKDQELVEVLVATETIDTGESVSAAQEAGKIEKSEVRLVDLVEGSLSSTSSISDLVAVGTIYPGEQLIAKKFGSLGDTQSLVVPDGKMAVSVELTDFERVAGFVNPGDEVAVFATPQDLTALLPDGKDRPLGDYTRILLTRVPVLGVGTTSVTSTTTKTEDGDQVAEQVARTILTLAVTQEEAELLIQADRNSDITFALLTDESKVEDNAGIRPGDLYPELFRGLQP; the protein is encoded by the coding sequence ATGGCTCGCCGTTCAGTACTCCTCCTCGTCGCCGCCCTCATCGCCCTCGCCGGCACGGCCATGATCGTGCTCTACGTCCAGGGCATCGACGCCCGCGCCACAAAGGACCAGGAGCTGGTCGAGGTGCTCGTCGCCACCGAGACGATCGACACCGGCGAGTCGGTCTCCGCGGCTCAAGAGGCCGGCAAGATCGAGAAGTCCGAGGTCCGGCTCGTGGACCTGGTCGAGGGCAGCCTCTCGTCCACGTCCTCGATCTCCGACCTTGTCGCCGTCGGCACGATCTACCCCGGCGAGCAGCTCATCGCCAAGAAGTTCGGCAGCCTCGGTGACACCCAGAGCTTGGTCGTCCCGGACGGCAAGATGGCAGTCTCGGTCGAACTCACCGACTTCGAGCGCGTGGCGGGCTTCGTCAACCCCGGCGACGAGGTCGCCGTCTTCGCAACACCACAGGACCTCACGGCACTCCTTCCCGACGGCAAGGACAGGCCGTTGGGCGACTACACCCGCATCCTGCTGACGCGCGTTCCTGTTCTCGGGGTCGGCACCACGAGCGTAACGTCGACCACCACCAAGACCGAGGACGGCGACCAAGTCGCCGAGCAGGTCGCGCGCACGATCCTGACTCTCGCGGTCACCCAGGAAGAGGCCGAACTGCTCATCCAGGCCGACCGTAACTCCGACATCACCTTCGCGTTATTGACAGACGAGTCCAAGGTAGAGGACAACGCGGGGATCCGGCCGGGCGACCTGTACCCCGAGCTCTTCCGCGGACTCCAGCCGTGA
- a CDS encoding P-loop NTPase — protein MTAVLEPDGAQRAILQAMLHGSVAFADVEGLDGHIRTTANEFAVVIGPSVPGDAAAELAQWARVHRPDLGVILLRNDIDSNTLSLALRSGMREVVAARDLAGITTAVARARSVANAIGQTLMDEVQAAAQTARAEVAAEVAEAAAVAQAEADAPRGKVITVFSTKGGVGKSLVATNLGVAMSSSGRSTCLVDLDVNSGDVAIMLQLTPQRTINDLVGFNGVIDAEGISTILTHHSDNLSVVAAPVRLDSPDQASVDDIGKLLDALRRMVDFVVVDTSGVFDDNALCALDRSDMIVLVGTLDIPSLKALKLATSTLDMLNFPKATWKFVLNRADGKVGLTSDEYEKTLDLKADCSLVSSREVLAAVNRGEALVSAYPGHPNSKALVAFSRNVTDALGAADGAADPSSRKSSGSRLRLRRG, from the coding sequence GTGACCGCCGTACTCGAACCCGACGGCGCCCAGCGGGCGATCCTCCAGGCGATGCTCCACGGGTCGGTGGCCTTCGCCGACGTGGAGGGCCTCGACGGGCACATCCGCACCACAGCCAACGAGTTCGCCGTCGTCATCGGTCCGTCGGTGCCGGGTGACGCGGCAGCCGAGCTGGCGCAGTGGGCCCGCGTGCACCGTCCGGACCTCGGCGTGATCCTGCTGCGCAACGACATCGACAGCAACACGCTCTCCCTGGCCTTGCGGAGCGGCATGCGCGAGGTCGTGGCCGCCCGTGACCTCGCCGGCATCACCACGGCGGTGGCGCGAGCGCGCAGCGTGGCCAACGCCATCGGGCAGACCCTGATGGACGAGGTCCAAGCGGCCGCACAGACGGCGCGGGCGGAGGTCGCGGCGGAGGTCGCGGAGGCCGCAGCCGTCGCTCAGGCGGAGGCGGACGCACCGCGCGGCAAGGTCATCACCGTGTTCTCCACCAAGGGCGGCGTCGGCAAGAGTCTGGTCGCGACCAACCTCGGGGTGGCGATGTCCAGCAGCGGACGCTCGACGTGCCTGGTGGACCTCGACGTCAACAGCGGCGACGTGGCGATCATGCTCCAGCTGACACCCCAGCGCACGATCAACGACCTCGTCGGCTTCAACGGCGTCATCGACGCCGAAGGGATCTCGACAATCCTCACGCATCACTCCGACAACCTGTCGGTGGTCGCTGCACCGGTGCGCCTCGACTCCCCCGACCAGGCCTCGGTCGACGACATCGGCAAGCTGCTCGACGCGCTGCGGCGGATGGTCGACTTCGTGGTCGTCGACACCTCCGGGGTCTTCGACGACAACGCACTGTGCGCCCTCGACCGCTCAGACATGATCGTGCTGGTCGGCACTCTCGACATCCCGTCGCTCAAGGCGCTCAAGCTCGCCACTAGCACGCTCGACATGCTCAACTTCCCCAAGGCCACGTGGAAGTTCGTGCTCAACCGTGCCGACGGCAAGGTCGGCCTGACCTCCGACGAGTACGAGAAGACCCTGGACCTCAAGGCGGACTGCTCGCTCGTGTCGAGCCGCGAGGTGCTCGCAGCCGTCAACCGGGGCGAGGCGCTCGTGAGCGCCTACCCCGGACATCCCAACAGCAAGGCCCTGGTCGCGTTCTCCCGCAACGTGACCGACGCCCTCGGCGCCGCCG